A region from the Bacillus sp. (in: firmicutes) genome encodes:
- the vanZ gene encoding VanZ family protein, whose amino-acid sequence MKHFIRLLFTVAPFIYMGLIWYLSSHPDDKVIALENEWLDRWFKESLHLVEFGLLYLMFIAALLVNRRLTVTAHILAAIVASFYGFIDEIHQAFVPYRSASIIDAAKDLTGVAFSFWFVSRFYFKNPRSWFGKKIQSFASWMEENKERVT is encoded by the coding sequence ATGAAACATTTCATTCGATTACTGTTTACGGTGGCTCCGTTCATCTATATGGGACTGATCTGGTACTTATCGAGCCATCCGGATGACAAGGTAATTGCCCTTGAAAATGAATGGCTTGATCGGTGGTTCAAAGAATCGCTTCATCTGGTTGAATTTGGACTTTTGTACCTCATGTTCATCGCAGCGTTACTAGTAAACCGTCGATTAACGGTAACAGCTCATATTTTGGCAGCTATCGTCGCCAGTTTTTACGGATTTATAGACGAAATCCATCAAGCGTTCGTCCCATACCGATCCGCGTCCATTATCGATGCCGCCAAAGACTTAACTGGCGTAGCCTTTAGTTTTTGGTTTGTCAGTCGTTTTTATTTTAAAAACCCACGTTCATGGTTCGGTAAGAAAATACAATCGTTTGCTAGTTGGATGGAAGAAAACAAAGAAAGGGTGACCTGA
- a CDS encoding M23 family metallopeptidase, with protein sequence MREEEKKRSSQKWNMQSFFRKRWVFPALYLALAAILISGILWYQTTGDDVTEPQDYGSYGDEDLQSGKGIDNPAVEVNRAVENILMPVENEDEAQIVTQFYDFNGSEEEQVAALVVYKNNYYPSQGIDIGMKNGESFDVLAALSGTVKEVKEDSFLGNVIEIEHDNGVVTRYQSVKDIAVEVGDDVEQGQVIAKAGKSEFNQEAGVHVHFEIRKNDVAVNPLDYFNKSLSSLDEVGQAEEQSSDKEETTEEKSAEENEQSSDSTSDNE encoded by the coding sequence ATGAGAGAGGAAGAAAAGAAACGATCTTCTCAAAAGTGGAACATGCAAAGCTTCTTTAGAAAACGTTGGGTATTTCCAGCCTTGTATTTAGCGCTAGCAGCCATTTTGATTTCTGGTATTCTTTGGTACCAAACAACTGGTGATGATGTCACAGAGCCACAAGATTACGGTAGCTATGGAGATGAAGATTTACAAAGCGGTAAAGGCATCGACAATCCAGCAGTAGAAGTAAACCGTGCCGTGGAAAACATTTTAATGCCTGTGGAAAATGAAGATGAAGCCCAAATCGTGACTCAGTTTTACGACTTTAACGGTTCAGAAGAAGAGCAAGTAGCCGCACTCGTAGTTTATAAAAATAATTACTACCCAAGTCAGGGAATTGATATTGGAATGAAAAACGGCGAGTCATTCGATGTATTAGCGGCACTTAGCGGAACTGTCAAAGAAGTCAAAGAAGATTCATTCTTAGGGAATGTCATTGAAATTGAACACGACAACGGAGTCGTCACTCGCTACCAATCTGTAAAAGACATTGCGGTAGAAGTTGGTGATGATGTAGAACAAGGTCAAGTCATTGCAAAGGCTGGAAAAAGCGAATTTAACCAAGAAGCTGGTGTGCATGTCCATTTTGAAATCCGCAAAAATGACGTAGCTGTCAATCCGTTAGACTACTTCAACAAATCTCTTTCTTCACTCGACGAAGTAGGACAAGCGGAAGAACAATCTTCGGATAAAGAAGAGACAACCGAAGAAAAAAGTGCGGAAGAAAACGAACAATCCTCTGATTCCACATCAGACAACGAATAA
- a CDS encoding DUF4212 domain-containing protein translates to MEKMDPQLVNKYVKEKTVYLCLYLFIWFAVSFGIVLFAEPFSQVTFNGLPFHYFMGAQGSIVTFIVLLFVNAKVSDRLDEKYGLVNRVEKVETSGKAVNK, encoded by the coding sequence ATGGAAAAAATGGATCCACAGCTCGTGAACAAGTATGTAAAAGAAAAAACGGTATATCTATGTCTTTATTTGTTTATATGGTTTGCTGTTTCATTTGGCATTGTTCTGTTCGCAGAGCCGTTCTCGCAGGTTACGTTTAACGGTTTACCGTTCCATTATTTCATGGGCGCCCAAGGTTCTATCGTAACGTTTATCGTTTTATTATTTGTTAACGCCAAAGTAAGTGATCGGTTAGATGAAAAATACGGACTTGTTAATCGTGTAGAAAAAGTAGAGACCTCAGGGAAAGCGGTTAATAAGTAG
- a CDS encoding cation acetate symporter, translated as MDTQFLVSTSIILATFALYIGIAIFNKARATSDFYVAGRGVPSVFNGMAIGADWMSAASFIGLAGTVMILGYDGLAYIMGWTGGYLLLTFLLAPHLRKSGRYTVPEFIGDRYNSHSVRVIAAICTIIISFTYSIGQLSGSGVVIGRLFEIDAKIGTMIGVVLIAFYAAFGGMKGITWTQVAQYLILIIAYLIPVIFMSLQLTSNPIPWISYGEIVGKMGEIDRELGISEYFAPFENGTKWQFLALLFTLMAGTAGLPHVIVRFYTVSTMKAARWSGAWALLFIGLLYLSAPAYAAFSRFILLTKVAGSKISELPAWTSTWVDTGKLQIADSNGDGVLQWQEMMISNDIVVMATPEIANLGVFVIGLVATGAMAAALSTAGGLMIAISSSLAHDIYYRVFKPDATEKNRLVVARLSIAAATIFAGLVALNPPGVITQIVAWAFALASGTFFPALVLGVWWKRSNAQGVIAGMVIGLIVTLSYIFLAKSGWMILGIKDTGAGIFGALAAFVANIIVSLLTEVPSKEKQDEVVNLRYPEEVVYKDGEVWLKKTV; from the coding sequence ATGGATACACAGTTTCTTGTATCAACGTCCATTATTTTAGCCACGTTCGCGTTGTATATTGGAATTGCCATTTTTAACAAAGCCCGTGCAACATCCGACTTTTACGTCGCAGGTCGGGGGGTTCCGTCAGTGTTTAACGGGATGGCCATTGGGGCCGACTGGATGAGTGCCGCTTCATTTATTGGACTAGCCGGAACGGTGATGATTTTAGGTTATGACGGCTTAGCTTACATTATGGGTTGGACAGGCGGTTATTTACTCCTTACCTTCTTACTTGCACCACATTTACGGAAGTCCGGTCGCTACACAGTACCGGAATTTATCGGAGACCGGTACAATAGCCATTCCGTTCGCGTCATTGCGGCCATTTGTACGATTATTATTAGTTTTACATACTCGATTGGACAGCTGTCAGGGTCAGGGGTCGTGATAGGTCGCTTGTTTGAAATCGATGCCAAAATTGGGACGATGATTGGTGTTGTTCTAATCGCCTTTTACGCGGCCTTTGGCGGAATGAAAGGAATTACGTGGACACAAGTCGCGCAATATTTAATTTTAATCATTGCTTATCTCATACCAGTTATTTTTATGTCCTTGCAACTGACTTCCAATCCCATTCCGTGGATTTCTTATGGAGAAATTGTCGGTAAAATGGGCGAAATTGATCGGGAACTGGGAATCTCTGAATATTTTGCGCCGTTTGAAAATGGGACAAAGTGGCAGTTTTTAGCCTTGCTGTTTACGTTAATGGCTGGTACTGCTGGACTTCCACACGTCATTGTCCGTTTTTATACCGTATCCACGATGAAAGCGGCACGTTGGTCTGGTGCTTGGGCGTTGCTCTTTATCGGTTTATTATACTTATCTGCACCTGCTTACGCTGCGTTTTCTAGGTTCATTTTATTAACAAAAGTGGCAGGAAGTAAAATATCGGAACTGCCAGCGTGGACGTCGACATGGGTCGATACTGGTAAACTACAAATCGCCGATAGCAACGGGGACGGTGTTTTACAATGGCAAGAAATGATGATTTCCAACGACATTGTTGTGATGGCAACACCGGAAATTGCCAACTTAGGCGTATTTGTAATCGGTCTTGTGGCTACGGGTGCAATGGCTGCTGCTTTGTCCACAGCAGGCGGATTAATGATTGCGATATCCTCTTCACTTGCCCATGACATTTATTATCGGGTCTTTAAGCCAGACGCAACAGAGAAAAATCGATTAGTAGTCGCTCGGCTATCGATTGCAGCGGCAACCATTTTTGCTGGGTTAGTTGCCTTAAATCCACCGGGAGTAATTACCCAGATCGTCGCGTGGGCGTTTGCGTTAGCGTCAGGTACGTTCTTCCCAGCACTCGTTCTGGGTGTTTGGTGGAAACGCTCCAACGCGCAAGGAGTCATTGCGGGAATGGTCATTGGTCTTATTGTGACGTTAAGCTACATTTTCTTAGCCAAATCTGGATGGATGATTTTAGGAATTAAAGATACCGGAGCAGGAATTTTTGGAGCTCTTGCTGCGTTTGTGGCCAACATCATTGTATCGCTTTTAACTGAAGTCCCTTCCAAGGAAAAACAAGACGAAGTCGTCAACCTACGCTATCCAGAAGAAGTCGTCTACAAGGACGGTGAAGTGTGGCTAAAGAAAACCGTATAG
- the spoIIID gene encoding sporulation transcriptional regulator SpoIIID — protein MHDYIKERTIKIGKYIVETKKTVRVIAKEFGVSKSTVHKDLTERLPEINPELASQVKAILDYHKSIRHLRGGEATKQKYKKEEQYNKSTIK, from the coding sequence GTGCACGATTACATCAAAGAGAGAACTATCAAGATAGGAAAGTATATCGTGGAGACGAAAAAAACAGTTCGCGTGATCGCCAAGGAGTTTGGCGTATCCAAAAGTACTGTCCACAAAGATTTAACGGAAAGGCTACCTGAAATCAATCCAGAACTAGCTAGTCAAGTAAAAGCCATTCTTGATTATCATAAATCGATCCGTCATCTACGTGGAGGGGAAGCAACAAAGCAAAAGTACAAAAAAGAGGAACAGTACAATAAAAGCACAATTAAATAA
- a CDS encoding rod shape-determining protein, which yields MFSRDIGIDLGTANVLIHVKGRGIVLNEPSVVAIDKNTNKVLAVGEEARRMVGRTPGNIVAIRPLKDGVIADFDVTEAMLKYFINKLNVKGFLSKPRILICCPTNITSVEQKAIKEAAYKSGGKKVYLEEEPKVAAIGAGMDIFQPSGNMVVDIGGGTTDVAVLSMGDIVTSSSIKMAGDKFDMEILNYIKKKYKLLIGERTAENIKINIGTVFPGSRKEEMDIRGRDMVTGLPRTITVNSEEIEGALRESVSVIVQAAKNVLEKTPPELSADIIDRGVILTGGGALLHGIDQLLAEELKVPVFIADNPMNCVAIGTGIMLENIDKISARYLG from the coding sequence ATGTTTTCTAGAGATATTGGAATTGACTTAGGTACGGCAAACGTATTGATTCATGTAAAAGGTCGCGGCATTGTGCTTAATGAACCTTCCGTTGTGGCGATTGATAAAAATACAAACAAAGTACTTGCAGTCGGTGAAGAAGCACGGCGCATGGTCGGCCGCACACCAGGAAATATCGTGGCGATTCGTCCGTTAAAAGACGGCGTTATTGCTGATTTTGACGTCACAGAAGCGATGCTTAAATATTTTATTAATAAGTTAAACGTGAAAGGGTTTTTATCGAAGCCGCGTATTTTAATTTGCTGTCCAACGAATATTACGAGTGTTGAACAAAAGGCAATTAAAGAAGCGGCGTACAAAAGCGGCGGGAAAAAAGTATACCTCGAAGAAGAACCAAAAGTTGCGGCGATCGGTGCGGGCATGGATATTTTCCAACCGAGCGGAAACATGGTCGTTGACATCGGTGGCGGCACAACCGACGTAGCCGTTTTATCCATGGGTGATATTGTTACTTCCTCTTCGATTAAGATGGCGGGCGATAAGTTCGATATGGAAATTCTAAATTATATTAAGAAAAAATATAAATTGTTAATCGGTGAGCGGACAGCTGAAAATATTAAAATTAATATCGGTACCGTATTCCCGGGATCTCGTAAAGAAGAAATGGATATTCGCGGCCGCGATATGGTGACAGGTCTTCCACGTACGATTACCGTAAACTCTGAAGAAATTGAAGGAGCACTTCGTGAGTCGGTATCAGTTATTGTACAAGCCGCGAAAAACGTACTGGAAAAAACTCCACCAGAATTGTCTGCGGATATTATTGATCGTGGCGTTATTTTAACAGGTGGCGGTGCATTGCTTCACGGCATTGACCAACTGTTAGCAGAAGAATTAAAAGTTCCGGTATTCATCGCGGATAATCCAATGAACTGCGTAGCCATCGGAACAGGCATTATGCTTGAGAATATAGACAAGATTTCAGCAAGATATCTAGGCTAA
- a CDS encoding flagellar hook-basal body protein: protein MFRGFYTVASGMIAYQRKAEMLTNNMANVHTPGFKADQSAMRAFPEMLLKRIDEMTIPTEKKLNILKTPTVGSLNTGVYMQEAIPNFKQGDLQETSLPTDLALLDVLVPTSEETGLNGALFFTIQHPTDGLRYTRNGNFTIDPEGFLTTSAGWYVLDDEGNRIQLPNDDFMVRPNGVIEANGQEIAQIGIAFAENVHALQKDGEGLYRLPEGTLPNANEVDGVQYQLRQGFIERSNVDPTRTMTDLLTAFRAFEANQKVLQAYDRSMEKATNEIGRIG from the coding sequence ATGTTCCGCGGCTTTTACACGGTAGCGTCCGGTATGATTGCTTACCAACGAAAAGCAGAAATGCTTACGAATAATATGGCGAATGTACATACTCCAGGCTTTAAAGCCGATCAATCAGCGATGCGCGCGTTTCCAGAAATGTTATTAAAACGAATCGATGAAATGACGATACCAACGGAAAAAAAGCTTAACATCTTAAAAACACCGACAGTTGGTTCACTAAATACTGGAGTTTATATGCAAGAAGCGATTCCGAATTTTAAGCAAGGGGACTTACAAGAAACGTCGCTTCCTACTGACCTTGCCTTACTCGATGTGCTCGTTCCTACATCAGAAGAGACCGGTTTAAATGGAGCGTTGTTCTTTACCATTCAACATCCAACAGACGGTCTGCGCTATACGAGAAACGGAAACTTTACCATAGATCCTGAAGGGTTTTTAACGACATCTGCCGGATGGTATGTGCTGGATGACGAAGGGAACCGCATTCAACTACCGAATGATGATTTTATGGTCCGACCGAACGGGGTAATTGAAGCGAACGGTCAAGAAATCGCCCAAATCGGTATTGCCTTTGCGGAAAATGTGCATGCGTTACAAAAAGATGGCGAAGGGCTGTATCGTTTACCTGAAGGAACATTACCAAACGCCAATGAAGTGGACGGTGTGCAATATCAGTTACGCCAAGGGTTTATTGAACGATCCAACGTCGATCCAACGCGGACGATGACAGATTTGTTAACCGCGTTCCGAGCCTTTGAAGCGAATCAAAAAGTGCTCCAAGCATACGATCGAAGCATGGAAAAAGCGACGAACGAAATTGGTCGCATTGGTTAA
- a CDS encoding flagellar hook-basal body protein, with product MNRTMIIASNTMNQLQQQLDIISHNIANVDTTGFKKRTTPFSELMYQQFNNQPNLEKEVGRLTAEGIRQGTGAKLAQAALVLTQGTLKQTGRDLDVAILDKRQFFKVLVADEDGGTSIQLTRDGAFYLSPVGENQFMLVNGSGLPIVDVNENIITFGADAKKFTISNNGDFTVQYDNGAQETFELGMVSILRPQFLEQKGNGLLGMPENVNELGEDVWVDLVGENRTDIQVAQGALEQSNVDLGKEMTDMLQVQRSYQFQARAISIADQMLGLINGIR from the coding sequence ATGAATCGAACGATGATCATAGCATCAAATACGATGAACCAGCTCCAACAACAATTGGATATCATTAGCCACAACATAGCAAACGTGGATACGACCGGATTTAAAAAACGCACGACACCATTTAGTGAACTCATGTATCAACAGTTTAACAATCAGCCGAATCTAGAGAAAGAAGTAGGCCGTCTGACGGCAGAAGGTATTCGTCAAGGCACGGGCGCAAAACTTGCTCAGGCAGCGCTAGTATTAACACAAGGCACATTAAAACAAACTGGTCGTGACTTAGACGTCGCTATTTTAGATAAACGGCAATTTTTCAAAGTACTCGTTGCTGACGAGGACGGTGGTACGTCCATTCAATTGACACGAGACGGTGCGTTTTACCTATCACCGGTTGGGGAAAATCAATTCATGCTTGTGAACGGAAGCGGATTACCCATCGTTGATGTGAATGAAAACATCATTACCTTCGGGGCTGATGCCAAAAAATTTACCATTAGCAATAATGGCGACTTCACTGTCCAATACGATAATGGCGCACAAGAAACGTTTGAACTTGGGATGGTTTCGATTTTAAGGCCGCAATTTTTAGAGCAAAAAGGAAACGGACTGCTCGGAATGCCGGAAAACGTGAACGAATTGGGTGAAGATGTATGGGTCGATTTAGTAGGTGAAAATCGAACGGACATTCAAGTCGCTCAAGGAGCTTTAGAACAATCGAACGTTGATTTAGGAAAAGAAATGACGGATATGCTACAAGTACAACGCTCCTATCAGTTTCAAGCGCGGGCGATTTCCATAGCCGATCAAATGTTAGGGCTGATTAACGGCATCCGTTAA
- a CDS encoding DNA-directed RNA polymerase subunit beta yields the protein MKTREEVKKEKKEGEPSSRTKKRVRVRLIPIWLRLIIVVVLTFVSLVVGAVVGYGVIGDGKPSDTFKKSTWTHIIDLVNKE from the coding sequence GTGAAAACAAGGGAAGAAGTGAAAAAAGAAAAGAAGGAAGGCGAACCTTCTTCCCGTACGAAAAAACGAGTTCGAGTTCGCTTAATTCCAATTTGGTTACGTCTAATCATCGTGGTCGTTTTAACATTCGTTTCCTTGGTGGTAGGTGCTGTAGTCGGGTACGGGGTCATCGGTGACGGAAAGCCAAGCGATACATTCAAAAAATCCACATGGACGCATATTATTGATTTAGTGAATAAAGAATAA
- the fabZ gene encoding 3-hydroxyacyl-ACP dehydratase FabZ, whose protein sequence is MLDVQQIKEIIPHRYPFLLVDKILEIEEGQRAVGIKNVTANEEFFNGHFPDYPVMPGVLIVEALAQVGAVAMLKKEENRGRLAFFAGIDNCRFKRQVKPGDQLRLEVEMIRVRGSMGKGKGVATVDGEIVCETEIMFALGDKQ, encoded by the coding sequence ATGCTAGATGTACAACAAATTAAAGAAATTATTCCCCATCGCTATCCATTTTTATTAGTCGATAAAATATTAGAAATTGAAGAAGGCCAGCGTGCGGTTGGGATAAAAAATGTTACGGCCAATGAAGAATTTTTTAACGGTCACTTCCCAGACTACCCGGTGATGCCAGGTGTTCTCATCGTTGAAGCTTTAGCCCAAGTAGGCGCAGTTGCGATGTTAAAAAAGGAAGAAAACCGTGGACGGCTTGCCTTTTTTGCAGGAATCGATAACTGCCGCTTTAAACGCCAAGTCAAACCAGGCGACCAACTTCGCCTTGAAGTCGAAATGATTCGCGTTCGTGGCTCTATGGGTAAAGGAAAAGGTGTCGCTACAGTCGACGGCGAAATCGTCTGTGAAACAGAAATAATGTTTGCGCTCGGTGACAAACAATAA
- a CDS encoding YwpF-like family protein — translation MKTFKIISLHIVEEHQLRNIELIDGLIINKEDENRTWLIEAFIDGSYYDYFRDLQQQPNDIEVQVVITHAANDPALFTCHIRCVKKMDEHLSILFEAKLKKARSEYAELLLQNLVDEGLSGQTLVNTFKEKMKEKPRLKEREQSKS, via the coding sequence ATGAAAACTTTTAAAATCATTTCGCTGCACATCGTCGAAGAGCATCAACTTCGAAATATTGAATTGATCGATGGGTTGATTATTAATAAGGAAGATGAAAATCGGACATGGTTAATCGAAGCCTTTATTGATGGGTCGTACTACGATTACTTCCGCGACTTGCAACAACAACCAAACGATATCGAAGTACAAGTCGTCATCACTCACGCAGCGAACGATCCTGCTCTGTTTACCTGCCATATCCGTTGCGTAAAAAAAATGGATGAACACCTCAGCATCTTATTCGAAGCAAAACTCAAAAAAGCGCGCAGTGAATACGCAGAACTATTGTTACAAAATTTAGTCGACGAAGGATTGTCCGGTCAAACACTTGTCAATACGTTTAAAGAAAAAATGAAAGAAAAGCCGCGCCTAAAAGAGCGAGAACAATCAAAAAGCTAA
- the ssb gene encoding single-stranded DNA-binding protein — MINQVTLVGRLTKDPQLRYTSEGRAVLNVTLAVNRPYRNENGESTADFVLCTLWNRTAENTAKYCQKGSVLGVTGRLQTRNYENQEGKKVYVTEVIADSVKFLGGKPAEDRSLHPLEK; from the coding sequence ATGATTAACCAGGTGACCTTAGTCGGGCGATTAACGAAAGATCCTCAACTTCGGTATACCTCGGAAGGCCGTGCGGTATTAAATGTGACGTTGGCGGTAAACCGGCCGTACCGTAATGAAAATGGGGAGTCAACAGCAGATTTTGTGTTATGTACCTTATGGAATCGAACGGCCGAAAACACGGCTAAATATTGTCAAAAAGGATCTGTCTTAGGTGTTACCGGGCGGCTTCAAACGAGAAACTATGAAAACCAAGAAGGGAAAAAAGTGTATGTTACTGAAGTCATCGCGGATTCAGTCAAATTTTTAGGGGGAAAGCCTGCAGAAGATCGTTCGCTGCATCCGTTAGAAAAATAG
- a CDS encoding helix-turn-helix transcriptional regulator: protein MSLVHKITELRKLRGLTQEEAAKRLNISRATLSRYENGQQSIPAEMIEKILHVYDAPITTLFPTDEETVQSSASVLRERFEKSDLERIHQLLKEYPELQQSLVEIYHFPQKKRDLSVKQLVHLTQFFKKEKI from the coding sequence ATGTCCCTTGTACATAAAATTACGGAACTTCGTAAATTACGAGGATTGACACAAGAAGAAGCCGCGAAACGGTTAAACATTTCCCGTGCGACATTGTCTCGTTATGAGAACGGCCAACAATCGATTCCAGCGGAAATGATTGAAAAAATTTTACACGTATACGATGCGCCGATTACCACGTTATTTCCTACCGATGAAGAGACCGTTCAGTCGTCTGCCTCTGTACTGCGGGAACGGTTCGAAAAATCCGATTTAGAGCGAATTCATCAATTGTTAAAGGAATATCCAGAGCTGCAACAATCGTTAGTCGAGATTTATCATTTTCCACAAAAAAAGCGGGACTTATCGGTGAAGCAACTTGTTCATTTAACGCAGTTTTTTAAAAAAGAAAAGATTTAA